The sequence GGCAGAAGAGGAGAAGGATACTGGTGAATGATTTTTGGCTCCTTCCTTCCATGAATTTGGACCCTGGGTGGGTcacaaaaaaaagacaaaatgcattTGGTGGGTCGCCTTAGTAAAAAATTTGGGAACTGCTCCTCTAGGTCTTCACAGCTAGGCTGTGCCTCAAGCTTGCtaatttttttctgcataacatctctaagacaTGGCCCTTTCCATCCATTCACACATTTAGAACTCTTATTCAGGGTCCCCGTCATCTCATGTCTTGATTCCTGCAACATGGTTTTCTCTGGTCTTGACAGATGAAATCTTAGacccattcagaatgctgctacTGCTACTAAGATAATTTCCCAAGCACGTCACTTTGACTATGTCACCCCTTTCTTGCATCCCTGTCTTGGTTCCCTCTTCTCTATCACATCGAACATAAGCTACTTGtgtttcaaggcccttcacaaccTATCCCCAGCTCTTTTTCACTATTCAGATGTCAGCTCCCTCCTCCGATGGGCCTAAGATGCCAGCCTCCATCGTCAACTTGGTAAATCTTCAAACACACAGCTACGTGCttcctcccatgctgcccctcttGCTtaggagctccctgtaaacatcttccttcaaatccctccttaaaactctcctttgctgggaTACCTATAAAAAACTTGACAAAAGTCAGGCCActtggtgtgctgagaccattgATTAGCATGCTGATCAATGCTACCTCAGTTTCCTTGCACTCCCGTCTATTTGTCTGTATCTATCTGTTGTCGCTTGTCTTACACTTAACGCTACGATTTAGTCgcagaggtcatggattccgtgactctACCGAACCTCCGTGACTTCTAGGGCTTGAGGAGAAGGCGGGACTGTGcgcccctgccctgcaactgggGCTGGCTGGAATCAGGATcctgcagccccaaccccacgacttctgccaggggctgcagctgcgtgccccagccccacagcctccACTGGGGCCGCCACTGCCACCCCTGAGCTGATCGAGGTAAgtggcactgggctggggcccacacccctcctaccccccacacccaaaccccctgaGCCCactaaccccctgccttgagctccctgccacacccctcctgcaccccaacccccctgccctgagccccttcctgcacaccgcacccattcccaaactcctgccccagccctacattcaacTTCCCCACCCCGAtgtagccctcgggccaaaaagtttgcccacccctggtttagacaaCCTTATGCCTCCTTTGCACGTGACACAGGCGACACCACATCACAGGCCAAGATCAGGCCCTAGATCTCGTTCACAAATTCAAGAGTCTGTCGGAATTCGGCACTTACCCCACAGTCGCCGTAGATTTGAGTGGACGCATTTAAGTATTGTGCGGTTCTCCCGCAATACAAGCCAAGGCAGGCTGGCTGGATAGctacagcttttaaaaatacaaggAGTTGCAACACTGTAGTACCTCACGTTACTGGAGATGCAACAGCAAAGCCGGTGGAAGAGTTTGCGGCACCGCACTTAAGAAATGGAGTTCTAGGCCCCCActgatccccccccccactcttcccccctccagctcccaggcatccctcccctgcccccctcccgcccgggggcaacccccccaccccgtccacTCCCTCGGCTCCAGGgaccgcccctcccccgctgcagggaagggggggcggggctgcttTGACCCCGGGACAACCGGGTCTCAGGCTGGGTCCCGTCAGGGGTCCCCGCCCCCACGAGGGGGCACCGGGAGGGGCCCGACAGGCGGCGGCCCGGGGAGGAACGGGACGGAACAGACCCTCCCGGCCCGGGCCCCGGCACGGTCACCCCGGGGGCTGCGCTCACTCATCTTGCCGCAGCAGGGCCCACCCGCCGGAGCCTCCCCGCAGAGCACCAGCACCAGCCGCCGCCGCTTCCGGACTCCTGGGGCGGGGAGAGGCGAAGCTCCACCCCGCCCGTCTGCGTCACTTCCTTCTCCCCTGCGTGGCAACGGCGGGCTGACTCCGCCCCTACTGGGGGCGGGGTTTCACATCCCCCATCCCGCGTGTGGGCGAGGCCAGGATAGCCCCCGCCTACCTGAAGGCGGAGCTCCTTGCGGCCTCTCGCCCGGTTGGGCGAGGTTTCCCCGGCGCTCCTCCAATGGGGGCCCGCTTGGCCGCGCACCCGCCCTTATGGGCGCGGTTACCGCGCAAGCCGCACCCCGTTGGTGCACGACGTCGGGCGGACTCCGCCCATTTGGGCGTGGCCAGCCTGGACCCGACAGGCTCCATTGGTCCTGCCCCCGCCTGGGCGTGGCCGCCACGCGGCGCTGGCGGGGCGAGCGGCGATGGCGGCGCCCGGCTGGCTGCCGCCCGGCGCGCGGGCCGTGGCGCGCGTGGTGGACATGCACACGGGCGGGGAGCCGCTGCGCATCGTGCCGGGCGGGCTGGAGCCGGGCCCCGCGGGCCCCACGCTGCTGGCCCGGCGGCGCCACATGGGCGCGGAGCTGGACCACGTGCGGCGGCTGCTGGTGCACGAGCCCCGCGGGCACCGCGACATGTACGCGGCGGtgctggtgcccagcgagctgccggCCGCCCAGCTGGGCGCGCTCTTCCTGCACGGCCAGGGCTACAGCACCATGTGCGGCCACGCCGTGCTGGCGCTGGGCCGCTTCGCCCTGGACGGCGGCCTGGTGCCGGCGCCGAGCCGCCCGGAGACCGCGGTCACCATCCACTGCCCCTGCGGGCCCGTCACCGCCTTCGTGCCCTGGGACGGGCAGCGCAGCGGCAGCCGCGTCCGCTTCCACAGCGTGCCCGCCTTCGCCGCCGCCGCAGGTACCGGCCCCTGCCGCGGGCAGACCCCGGGCTCCTGTTCCTCAGAGCCGGGGCGCCCCCGTCTGTGTGGGATCCCCCCCCCGGGGGCGACCCCTGCCGGTGTGGTACCCCTGTGAGCCCCTGTCTGTCAGCCCCCTAATCGTAGTGTGGGAGCGCCCCTTGTCTGGGTGATCCCCGAGCCCCCCTCTGTGGGACCCCCCGGGGCGACCCCCGCCTGAAAGCCTGACCCCTTGTCTGTCAGCCCCCTAATCGTAGTGTGGGGGCACCCCTTGTTTGCGTGATCCCCGAGCCTCCCTCTGTGGGACCCCCCGGGGGCGACCCCCGCCTGTGTGGCACCCCGTGACCCCCTGTCTGTCAGCTCCCCAGTTGTGGTGTGGGAGCGCCCCTTGTCTGGGTCATCCCCCAGTCCCGCTCTGTGGGACCCCCTGGGGTGACCACCGCCTGTGTGGCACCCCTGAAAGCCTGAGCCCCGGTCTGTCAGCCCCCCTGTCGTGGTGTGGGGGCACCCCTTGTTTGGGTGATCCTCGAGCCCCCCTCTGTGGGACCCTCATCCACTGGAGCCTTGGGGACGGGTGCCCctgttctcttccccccccccagactgtACGGCCCCCACGGGTGAAAGTGATGACTGTGTGCATGACTAACAGCACTAAACCTGCTCTCGCTTTCCCCAcgtctgcccccccgcccccggtgtGAATTTGTGAGGTATCTAGGGAGGGGTGTTATGGGTGCTTTGGTTCTGATGCTGCAACCAGCTTcaagcatgtttcagagtaacagctgtgttagtctgtatttgcaaaaagaaaagggaggacttgtggccccttagagactaaccaatttatttgagcatgagcttttgtgagctacagctcacttcatcggatgcatgccgtggaaactgcagcagactttatttatacacagagaatatgaaattttttcataattttcataattcattttttcatattctctgtgtataaataaagtctgctgcagtttccacggcatgcatccgatgaagtgagctgtagctcacgaaagctcatgctcaaataaattggttagtctctaaggtgccacaagtactccttttctttcttcaagcATGTGTGCAGGCCCCTTGCCTTTGGAAGCAGGTGGCAGCATCAAAGGgcgtggcagggctctggcagccagCAGACTTTCTGCAGAAAGGATTATAGTTTGTGCCCTGCATGATGCTGCCACCTGAGCCCATATTGGGCTGGCAGCCTCCAGCTCTGCAAAACTGAGTGCACCCTTATTCCTGGGAATTAGAGTGGGTAATTTAAGACTGTGTAAACATCAATAGTTTGAAGGAGAAAGCTTGTCCAAGATTGGTGTCTCTTGGTCTGCAGGGTAGTTATGGAGATACCATTTACTGAGATCACTCCAGAAAACAGAGGAatgatttgtttttaactttgtATACTCCACTCATTAAGGGTAGGAAGAGGACAGGCAGGTGAATGTTTTGgtggggaaaggtttcagagtaacagccgtgttagtctgtattcgcaaaaagaaaaggagtacttgtggcaccttagagactaaccaatttatttgagcagaagctttcgtgagctacagctcacttcatcagatgcactggcagtttccacggtatgcatccgatgaagtgagctgtagctcacgaaagcttctgctcaaataaattggttagtctctaaggtgccacaagtactccttttcttttggtgggGAAAGGGGTTTTTTAATGAAGTTTGTACCTACTTTTGACTCCACAGAAGAATAGACCTGACTATGGATCTGCCCGATGTTGAAATTGGTGACCAGGtcgagaggatgaagaactctgCTTTGTAGGGCTCTCTGCAGATGACCTACCTAATGTTTCTGAGACCCTTTATTAAGTAACAAAAGAGCAGAACTTCGGATAGATTAGAGACTTCACAATACCTGCAATGTTTTAGGATGATATGCTATCCCAAATTTGTGTCTTCATTATTGCATAACCATATTCAGCTTCTGTAAGTACACTAGGAGTCACTCACACTCTTCAGTCTGATGGTCTCCTGCGTTTTGCTATTTCATTTTGCTACTGCATTAATTCCTTTAGCTGTTCCGCTTCCTGCCCTCCAGCATCCTTTCCTTTCCAAGACTCCTTGTTTCCATTTTATATCTGCATCTAATAATTGGTCTACTCACTGtcgtttgttttttggtttgggttttttaatatttCTAATGATTGAAACTCATGACACGATTTCTAGCATTGTGTTCCTTGACTTTCCTGTGGAGTTCTGTGCCATTCACTTGCTTTAGCATCTAACTATATTTACATCTCACTTCAAAGTAAATCTGACACTGTAATTAAGTTGATTTACCCTACTGTGTTTGTTGGAATCCTTCTGAATTGATTGAATCTGATTGCATTATCTTGCATTAATAAGCATGagataaattgtttttaaaaaaatctaatactTCTAATTTGGAAAGAGTACAGTCTGTATAGTTggccaaattcagctcagcaAGGACAAGGACAAATTGTTCCCTGATTTAGAACCCAAACTGACCTATGGATTTTAACaggagagtttttccattgactttaatggaagttggatcaggctcttataAGACTCAGCACTTACCTCTATCCTTTGTCAAAGTGCTACACAAAATTATCCTTGTTACTATGCTAACAGTTGCATTAAAATCAGCAACGTTGCACTGGGGTGTGAATTAGGATAAAATTTGGTTTCCTGTGttgagagggttggggtggggggggagataaTATTAGCCATATATGTTCATGCACGGTTCTGTttgcttttccctctctcctgttcTGTTTAGATGTGACCGTTGATGTTCCTGGCCATGGGAAGGTGGTGGTCGATATTGGATATGGTGGTGCTTTCTATGCCTTTCTCAGTGCTGAGAGATTGGGATTAGATGTTTGTTCTTCAAAGACTCAGGATCTTGTAGATGCAGCAAGTGCAGTAACAGAAGCAGTAAAGAGACAGGTACAGAAGATGCCAACATACCCCAAATACTTTTCTAACAACGTAGTAATATTGCAGGGTTTTTCTTAGAGGAGATTATTCATGACGTTGGAATTCTATACCTGGAATTTAAAACAAAGAGTAAATATCATAATAGACTTTCTCAGGTGTTTATGGGTGTGACTGTTCTTGCCCTGTTAATGTAATTTTACAGTTTAGTTAACTTAAACTGTTGATTATATTGCTAGAAATGTGTTGAATAATCCAGATAGCCAGAGGTGCTGGAAGTGGGGGAGTTTGTGTCCAGCTGCAAatacaaatttttttaaaatgcagaaaacacacacagcacaactTGCTTCAGGAAACATAGGCACTGCCCTTCTGGATCAGACCAAGGTCCacccagtccagtatcctgtctctgacagtggccaacaccagctgcttcagaggacgGCATAAGAATACTCCAGTAGGCAGGTTTCAtagattctttttgttttgttggttggtttttcatagaatatcagggttggaagggacctcaggaggtcatctagtccaaccccctgctcaaagcagggccaatccccaatttttgccccaatccctaaatggccccctcaaggattgaactcacaaccctgggtttagcaggccaatgctcaaaccactgagctatccctcccccctgtgtgGCATAGTCTGCCTCCCACATTAGGTCTCAGCATACACTACTGTGAAGCAACTGCATTGTTGTGTTTTGTGATGTGTCTAGCAAGATTAAGTGGCGTGTACGCCATATACCTATCAAATACACGCCCGACACATTAGGTGCTGAATGCAAATCATTTATTTGTAGAATTGGGCATTACTCATAGCAGGTTAATTTAATGTTTTCTTCACTGTGGAAGATGTTATGTTATAACTTCTCCGTGTGATCAATATTCTGTGTTTTTTTGACACAGTTTCTATATCAcgctttaaggggaaaaaagccaTAAAGTTTCAACTATGTTCTATATTTCCCATGCTTTAGTTGTCTTAGCACAATACCGAATTACAGATGCTTTGTGTCACAAATGGCTCTGTTTTAACCATCATAATACCCAAATAATATTTAGCATCTTTCTagcaatttacattttcaaagctctgTATAAATATTAGTCTTTCCAACACCCATATAAGGTAGGcagctattatcctcattttactgtTAGGGAAACCTCTTCATCTCAGTGTGCCTCAACTAAGGGCTTGTACACACTTGCGCTTACTTCGCTATAACTTAAGTCGCTCGAGGTATGGAAAAGCCGCCGACACAGCTAccgctgctcagggaggtggagtacttgtgccaacgggagagctctctcccattggcatagagtgtCTGCACTCGTaccacagctgcatcggtacggCTGCCTCGCTGTAGccattctagtgtagactagccctaatcCAAAttcagagccagggctgaggaCTCTGGAGTTGCTGTTTCCAGTCTACTGTACTGCCTTCTGAATGAGTGATCTTACTAAAAAGTGTAATATTAGCATATTTTTAGTTTGAATTTTGTATTTATGTCTTCTTAATGACTTCAGGAGCGCCCATATCTAGCATCAAATTGTCTACTGTAGTCTGTTTAAATGTCTGTCATGTTTGTGCGTGTCCCACCTCCCACTCAATGCACACATCCCTGTACAGCCCCAGGCAACAACATCACACTGATGGTTTGTAGTCAAGCAAATATTAGACCTGAAAAATGCATCCTGAACAGAGCTTAGGAAATCAGTGAAGTCAAATCTTGAAGAAATACCTGAGGGTTTGAGTTGCACATGGGAAATTCCACAGTTCCACGATGTCTG comes from Lepidochelys kempii isolate rLepKem1 chromosome 6, rLepKem1.hap2, whole genome shotgun sequence and encodes:
- the L3HYPDH gene encoding trans-3-hydroxy-L-proline dehydratase gives rise to the protein MAAPGWLPPGARAVARVVDMHTGGEPLRIVPGGLEPGPAGPTLLARRRHMGAELDHVRRLLVHEPRGHRDMYAAVLVPSELPAAQLGALFLHGQGYSTMCGHAVLALGRFALDGGLVPAPSRPETAVTIHCPCGPVTAFVPWDGQRSGSRVRFHSVPAFAAAADVTVDVPGHGKVVVDIGYGGAFYAFLSAERLGLDVCSSKTQDLVDAASAVTEAVKRQFKLHHPDNEELAFLYGTILTDGKDAFSDEPTTNICVFADAQVDRSPTGSGVTARIALQYHKGLIQLNQTRTFRSSSTGSLFTGKAVKEAKCGDYNAVVVEVSGEAFYTGTATFVVEEEDPLKYGFSLK